The following proteins are co-located in the Acinetobacter shaoyimingii genome:
- a CDS encoding ABC transporter permease — MNFNQLSVALMTLVRKEIRRFMRIWPQTLLPPAITMSLYFVIFGNLVGSRIGEMGGFTYMQFIVPGLIMMAVITNSYANVSSSFFSVKFQKSIEELLMSPVPLHLIIWGYVIGGVCRGVLVGLIVTIMSMFFTDLSIHNIFVTVYTVIITALLFSLGGLINAVYAKSFDDISIIPTFVLTPLTYLGGVFYAISALSPFWQNLSLINPIVYMVNAFRFGILGHSDVNVFTSLIFVTVCCGVLYAIAYYLLSRSSGMRE, encoded by the coding sequence ATGAACTTTAATCAGTTAAGCGTAGCCTTGATGACCTTAGTACGTAAAGAAATCCGTCGTTTCATGCGGATTTGGCCACAAACGCTGCTTCCACCTGCGATTACCATGAGTCTATATTTCGTGATCTTTGGTAATTTGGTTGGTTCACGCATTGGTGAAATGGGTGGTTTCACCTATATGCAATTTATTGTGCCAGGTCTCATCATGATGGCCGTGATCACTAACAGTTATGCCAACGTGTCTTCAAGTTTCTTTAGTGTCAAATTTCAAAAAAGTATTGAAGAATTACTCATGAGTCCAGTGCCACTGCATCTGATCATTTGGGGTTATGTGATTGGCGGTGTATGTCGTGGTGTTTTAGTCGGTTTGATCGTCACCATCATGAGTATGTTCTTTACTGACTTAAGCATTCATAACATTTTTGTGACTGTTTATACCGTGATTATTACTGCCTTGTTATTTTCACTGGGTGGCTTAATCAATGCTGTTTATGCCAAGTCTTTTGATGATATTTCAATTATTCCAACTTTTGTGCTCACACCTCTGACCTATTTAGGGGGTGTGTTTTATGCCATCTCAGCATTAAGCCCTTTTTGGCAAAATTTGTCTTTGATTAACCCTATTGTATATATGGTAAATGCATTCCGTTTTGGCATTTTGGGTCATAGCGATGTCAATGTATTTACATCTTTAATCTTTGTAACTGTGTGTTGTGGCGTACTGTATGCCATTGCGTACTATTTACTTTCTCGTAGTTCAGGAATGCGTGAATAA
- the rodA gene encoding rod shape-determining protein RodA, with product MPPESQYKFLRQAPRDGLSTVDIPSRWDRLHIDPWLFLFLLLNALLGLTALYSASAQDVAMVSKQAMSFAIGFVVMITIAQISPKVYQSFSPILYLFSMLALIAVIFVGETRLGAQRWIDIPGIGSVQPSEFMKIGMPMMIAWFLSRKTLPPSIPQIIYSLILIVIPFLVIAKQPDLGTSALVLASGIFVLFLSGLPWWMIGGAAALAGVFIPIAWQFLLHDYQKQRVLTLFDPQADALGSGWNIIQSKTAIGSGGITGKGYLEGTQSHLHFLPEGHTDFIIAAYSEEFGLVGVFILLLLYFAIIIRTLTISLNSFHNYGRLLAGGLGLSFFVYVFVNAGMVSGILPVTGIPLPFMSYGGTAIITLMATFGIVMSIHTHR from the coding sequence ATGCCGCCAGAATCGCAATACAAATTCTTACGTCAAGCACCACGAGACGGACTCAGCACAGTCGATATTCCATCACGTTGGGATCGCCTGCATATTGATCCGTGGCTGTTTCTTTTTTTATTGCTTAACGCTTTACTTGGTTTAACAGCTTTATACAGTGCTTCCGCACAAGATGTAGCAATGGTGTCAAAGCAAGCCATGAGCTTTGCAATTGGTTTTGTGGTGATGATCACCATTGCACAAATATCGCCAAAAGTTTACCAGTCTTTTTCACCTATTCTCTATTTGTTTAGTATGCTGGCACTTATTGCGGTCATCTTTGTCGGTGAAACCCGGCTTGGCGCGCAGCGCTGGATTGATATTCCTGGTATAGGTAGCGTACAACCCAGTGAATTTATGAAAATTGGCATGCCCATGATGATTGCATGGTTTCTGTCACGTAAAACACTTCCACCTTCTATACCGCAAATTATTTATAGTTTAATTTTAATCGTTATTCCATTTTTGGTGATTGCGAAACAGCCTGATCTTGGTACATCAGCTCTCGTCCTTGCCAGTGGAATCTTTGTGCTGTTTTTAAGCGGTCTACCTTGGTGGATGATTGGCGGAGCTGCTGCCCTTGCTGGCGTGTTTATCCCCATTGCATGGCAATTTTTATTACACGATTATCAAAAACAACGTGTACTCACTTTATTTGACCCTCAAGCCGACGCATTAGGTTCAGGTTGGAATATTATTCAGTCAAAAACTGCCATTGGTTCTGGTGGGATTACGGGTAAAGGGTATTTAGAAGGGACGCAATCGCATTTACACTTTCTACCTGAAGGACATACGGACTTTATTATTGCCGCATATTCAGAAGAATTTGGTTTGGTTGGGGTGTTCATTCTGCTGTTACTTTATTTTGCAATTATTATTCGAACTTTAACCATCAGTCTTAACAGCTTTCATAATTATGGCAGATTACTGGCAGGTGGTTTAGGTCTATCCTTTTTTGTATACGTATTTGTAAATGCAGGAATGGTCAGTGGTATTCTACCTGTAACAGGTATTCCATTACCTTTTATGAGTTATGGCGGTACCGCAATTATTACCTTAATGGCGACCTTTGGTATTGTGATGTCTATTCACACCCATCGATAA
- the mltB gene encoding lytic murein transglycosylase B → MLKINVLKKLSRIPLVIGTLSITSFCQANDFANDPNYSNFKYRTMQTYGLSAEQVDWAMNGSRNLPNIISIMNRPGESKPWYEYKTNFLSEGLIQRGVRFRNQYADTLNRAEQEFGVPQSVILGILGVETGFGGNKGSFITRDALATLGFGYERRAQYFQDELAALIAWSYKDGVPANSIVGSYAGAVGYPQFMPSNIPKFGVDYDGNGHVDLRNSAVDAIGSIANYLAKNGWQRDQPIAFAARYTGTNPDAVIAKDLTQPTPYGVLKTQSVSPINSLVKIDDLDMVNLIQLQESYGPAYYITYPNFQVITTYNKSRMYATALWLLGKEITSR, encoded by the coding sequence ATGTTAAAGATAAACGTATTGAAAAAATTATCTCGAATACCTTTAGTCATTGGCACATTGTCAATCACCAGCTTTTGTCAGGCCAATGATTTTGCCAATGATCCTAATTATTCAAATTTCAAATACAGAACTATGCAGACTTACGGACTCAGTGCGGAACAAGTCGACTGGGCAATGAATGGTTCACGAAATCTTCCCAATATCATTAGTATTATGAATCGTCCGGGTGAAAGTAAACCTTGGTACGAATATAAAACCAATTTCCTCAGCGAAGGTTTAATCCAACGTGGTGTTCGTTTTCGCAACCAATATGCAGATACATTAAATCGAGCAGAACAAGAGTTTGGTGTACCTCAATCTGTCATTCTCGGTATTTTAGGTGTTGAAACTGGATTCGGTGGCAATAAAGGCTCCTTTATTACACGTGATGCACTTGCAACGCTGGGGTTTGGTTATGAACGACGTGCTCAATATTTCCAAGACGAACTTGCAGCACTGATCGCTTGGTCATATAAAGATGGTGTACCTGCAAATTCCATTGTCGGTTCCTATGCAGGTGCAGTTGGTTATCCTCAATTTATGCCAAGTAATATTCCAAAATTTGGTGTGGACTATGATGGCAATGGTCATGTCGACTTACGTAACTCAGCTGTAGATGCCATTGGTTCTATTGCCAATTATCTCGCAAAAAATGGTTGGCAGCGTGATCAACCTATTGCCTTTGCGGCACGTTATACGGGTACAAACCCCGATGCAGTGATTGCCAAAGATTTAACACAACCCACCCCTTATGGCGTGTTAAAAACCCAATCTGTTTCACCTATCAATTCTCTTGTAAAGATAGATGATTTAGATATGGTGAACTTGATTCAACTGCAAGAAAGTTATGGTCCAGCTTATTACATCACTTACCCGAACTTTCAAGTCATAACCACCTATAATAAAAGCAGAATGTATGCGACAGCATTGTGGCTTTTAGGCAAAGAAATCACCAGTCGATAA
- the queF gene encoding NADPH-dependent 7-cyano-7-deazaguanine reductase QueF (Catalyzes the NADPH-dependent reduction of 7-cyano-7-deazaguanine (preQ0) to 7-aminomethyl-7-deazaguanine (preQ1) in queuosine biosynthesis), whose protein sequence is MSVEQSLLGKDTNYPTEYQPDILFPISRAEARQKYAHIDGIYQGKDWWHVFEISWLNTQGIPQVAIGRITLPATSPNLIESKSLKLYFNSLNFSKFASQADFIATVEKDLSKAAEAEITLTLFQADDLLVSQPFGECIDTLEPKRLENHPDASLLAFDETENDKDGNDSDEVEINLYSHLLRSNCPVTGQPDWGTVFIRYKGKKPCYRSILAYIISYRQHNGFHEQCVEQIYADLWETFRPEKLMVYATYTRRGGLDINPCRVSDLAWMPSPIRLARQ, encoded by the coding sequence ATGAGTGTAGAACAATCTTTATTAGGTAAAGACACCAACTATCCAACAGAATATCAACCCGATATTCTGTTCCCTATTTCGCGTGCCGAAGCACGTCAAAAATATGCCCATATTGACGGTATTTACCAAGGTAAAGACTGGTGGCATGTGTTTGAGATTTCTTGGTTAAATACTCAAGGTATTCCACAAGTTGCCATTGGTCGTATTACCCTGCCTGCAACTTCGCCGAACCTCATCGAATCGAAGTCTTTAAAGCTGTACTTTAATAGCCTGAACTTTAGCAAATTTGCTTCACAAGCTGATTTTATTGCGACGGTTGAAAAAGACTTGTCCAAAGCTGCTGAAGCTGAAATTACCCTGACATTATTCCAAGCAGATGATTTGCTTGTCAGTCAACCTTTTGGTGAATGTATTGATACACTTGAGCCGAAACGATTAGAAAATCATCCTGATGCCTCATTATTGGCATTTGATGAGACAGAAAATGATAAAGATGGTAATGACAGTGATGAAGTAGAAATTAACCTTTATTCACATTTATTACGTAGTAACTGTCCAGTCACAGGACAACCCGACTGGGGCACGGTATTCATCCGATATAAAGGTAAAAAACCTTGTTATCGAAGCATTTTAGCTTATATTATCTCCTATCGTCAGCATAATGGTTTCCACGAGCAATGCGTAGAGCAAATCTATGCAGATCTTTGGGAGACCTTTAGACCAGAAAAATTAATGGTCTATGCGACATATACACGACGAGGCGGATTAGACATCAACCCATGTCGTGTATCCGATTTAGCATGGATGCCATCTCCAATCAGGTTGGCTAGACAATAA
- the tsf gene encoding translation elongation factor Ts, which yields MTAVTASMVKELRDRTGLAMMECKKALTEANGDIELAIDNLRKSGQAKAAKKAGNIAADGAITIAQEGNKAILLEVNCQTDFVAKDENFAGFSAKVAAAALAANVTEAAQIAELKLEDGSTVEEARIALVQKIGENIQVRRAKIVEGANLAVYKHGLKIGVVVAYEGSAETGKGIAMHVAAFNPVAVTAEGVSAELIAKEKEIAEAKALESGKPANIVEKMVTGSVEKYLNEVVLERQMYVIDNDKKVADVLKATATTVAQFVRFEVGEGIEKKAEMSFADEVAAAQAAAAQ from the coding sequence ATGACTGCAGTTACTGCGAGCATGGTTAAAGAATTGCGTGACCGTACTGGTTTAGCAATGATGGAATGTAAAAAAGCATTGACAGAAGCGAATGGTGACATCGAATTAGCGATTGATAACCTTCGTAAATCTGGTCAAGCAAAAGCTGCTAAAAAAGCGGGTAACATTGCTGCTGACGGTGCGATCACAATTGCTCAAGAAGGCAATAAAGCGATCCTTTTAGAAGTAAACTGCCAAACTGACTTCGTTGCTAAAGACGAAAACTTTGCTGGTTTCTCTGCGAAAGTTGCTGCTGCTGCGCTTGCTGCGAATGTAACTGAAGCTGCTCAAATCGCTGAATTGAAACTTGAAGATGGTTCAACTGTTGAAGAAGCGCGTATCGCTCTTGTTCAAAAAATTGGTGAGAACATCCAAGTACGTCGTGCGAAAATTGTTGAAGGTGCAAACCTTGCAGTTTACAAACACGGTTTAAAAATTGGTGTTGTTGTAGCTTACGAAGGTTCAGCTGAAACTGGTAAAGGTATTGCAATGCACGTTGCTGCGTTCAACCCAGTTGCTGTAACTGCTGAAGGCGTTTCTGCTGAGCTTATCGCGAAAGAGAAAGAAATTGCTGAAGCGAAAGCTTTAGAATCTGGCAAACCAGCAAACATCGTTGAAAAAATGGTGACTGGTTCTGTTGAGAAATACTTGAACGAAGTTGTTCTTGAGCGTCAAATGTACGTAATCGACAACGACAAGAAAGTTGCTGATGTTCTTAAAGCGACTGCTACAACAGTTGCTCAATTCGTTCGCTTCGAAGTAGGTGAAGGTATTGAGAAGAAAGCAGAAATGAGCTTCGCTGACGAAGTTGCTGCTGCTCAAGCTGCTGCTGCACAATAA
- a CDS encoding putative quorum-sensing-regulated virulence factor: protein MQAIILDTETHTLNGLPIEIAYAPIEIHDGKLSLDREKMFDQLYSIGDEKISYAAMAVHHILESDLVGQPNFGTFTLPSETVYIIGHNIDYDIRAIQECGVDTSHIKAICTLALARLVWPDAEAHNISALIYMISKGSEKAREMLKGAHRADADIILTANILMHIIYKLNIQSIEELYEASEDARIPRSINFGKHRGTKIVDLPSDYVNWLLRQDDLDPYLKKALENTSITTL, encoded by the coding sequence ATGCAAGCCATTATTTTAGATACTGAAACACATACCTTAAATGGTCTTCCTATCGAAATTGCCTATGCGCCGATTGAAATTCACGACGGTAAATTGTCGCTTGATCGTGAAAAAATGTTTGATCAACTCTATAGCATAGGCGATGAAAAAATTTCATATGCTGCAATGGCTGTGCATCATATTTTAGAATCAGATTTGGTGGGTCAACCTAACTTTGGCACCTTTACCCTACCTTCTGAAACCGTTTACATCATCGGTCACAATATTGATTATGATATTCGTGCCATTCAAGAATGTGGCGTTGATACCTCTCATATCAAAGCCATTTGTACCTTAGCATTGGCTCGACTTGTTTGGCCAGATGCTGAAGCACATAACATTTCTGCTTTAATCTATATGATCAGTAAAGGCAGTGAAAAAGCCCGTGAAATGCTCAAAGGTGCACATCGTGCAGATGCTGATATTATTTTAACGGCCAATATTTTGATGCATATCATCTACAAATTAAATATTCAAAGTATTGAAGAACTGTATGAAGCATCTGAAGATGCACGCATTCCTCGTTCAATCAATTTTGGTAAGCATCGTGGGACTAAAATTGTTGATCTTCCATCAGACTATGTAAACTGGTTACTACGTCAAGATGACCTAGATCCTTACCTGAAAAAAGCCTTAGAAAATACCAGTATTACTACCCTTTAA
- a CDS encoding ABC transporter ATP-binding protein — translation MTEALTLRDLSKTYRNGFQALKGIDLSVPEGEFYALLGPNGAGKSTTISIISSLTKKTSGSVEIFGHNLDTHPSEAKQCLGVVPQEFNFGHFEKTFDILVTQAGYYGIPRKIAQQRAEQYLEKLGLWDKRGIQARMLSGGMKRRLMIARAMMHEPKLLILDEPTAGVDIELRRSMWEFLTEMNENGTSIILTTHYLEEAEQLCRRIAIIDRGVIKEDTSMKSFLNQLNEESFIFDLAHPIEPIDLNITGVRFNLIDPVTLEVTLDKAHSMNDLFQLIESQGITVLSMRNKSNRLEELFVKMVEKNLEGATP, via the coding sequence ATGACTGAAGCATTGACGTTAAGGGATTTATCCAAAACTTACAGAAACGGATTTCAAGCACTCAAAGGAATTGACCTCAGTGTTCCTGAGGGTGAGTTTTATGCACTTTTAGGTCCCAATGGTGCAGGTAAATCGACCACGATCAGTATTATCAGCTCTTTAACCAAAAAAACTTCTGGCTCAGTGGAAATCTTTGGACATAACCTAGATACCCACCCATCTGAAGCAAAACAATGCCTCGGTGTTGTTCCGCAAGAATTTAACTTTGGTCATTTTGAAAAAACCTTTGATATTTTGGTGACTCAGGCAGGCTATTACGGTATTCCACGTAAAATCGCCCAACAACGTGCAGAACAATATCTAGAAAAACTAGGGCTTTGGGATAAACGTGGCATTCAAGCCCGTATGCTCTCTGGTGGGATGAAACGTCGTCTCATGATTGCCCGTGCCATGATGCATGAACCAAAACTTTTAATCTTAGATGAGCCAACGGCTGGTGTAGATATTGAGCTACGTCGCTCAATGTGGGAATTCCTCACCGAAATGAACGAAAATGGCACTTCTATTATTTTAACGACGCACTATTTAGAAGAAGCAGAGCAATTATGTCGTCGTATTGCCATTATCGACCGTGGTGTGATTAAAGAAGATACCTCAATGAAATCTTTCTTAAATCAACTCAATGAAGAATCATTTATTTTTGATTTAGCTCATCCGATTGAACCCATTGATCTCAATATTACGGGTGTACGCTTTAATCTTATTGATCCTGTAACTTTAGAAGTTACCTTAGATAAAGCACATTCAATGAATGACTTATTTCAACTCATTGAATCACAGGGTATCACTGTACTGAGTATGCGTAATAAATCGAATCGTCTTGAAGAATTATTTGTCAAAATGGTTGAAAAAAATCTTGAAGGAGCTACGCCATGA
- the rpsB gene encoding 30S ribosomal protein S2: MADYNVSMRDLLQAGAHFGHQTRFWNPKMRQYIFGARNKIHIINLEHTVPALNDALNFVNNLASKKNKVLFVGTKRAASNIIREQAQRAGQPYVDHRWLGGMLTNWKTLRQSINRLKDLQTQSQDGTFLKLTKREALERTREMEKLERSLGGVKNMGGLPDALFIIDVDHEAIAIKEAKNLGIPVIGIVDTNSNPDNVDFVIPGNDDAIRAVTLYASAMADAILAGKEYAQTQANAQAKGEEAAKEAPEA, translated from the coding sequence ATGGCAGATTACAACGTAAGTATGCGCGACCTTCTTCAAGCTGGCGCGCACTTTGGTCACCAAACTCGCTTCTGGAACCCAAAAATGCGTCAATACATTTTTGGTGCGCGTAACAAAATTCATATCATCAACCTTGAGCACACTGTTCCTGCGTTAAATGATGCTTTGAACTTTGTTAACAACTTAGCAAGCAAAAAGAACAAAGTATTGTTTGTTGGTACAAAACGTGCTGCTTCAAACATCATCCGTGAACAAGCTCAACGCGCTGGTCAACCATACGTAGATCACCGTTGGTTAGGTGGTATGTTGACGAACTGGAAAACACTTCGTCAATCGATCAACCGTTTAAAAGATCTTCAAACTCAATCTCAAGATGGTACTTTCCTTAAGCTTACTAAACGTGAAGCTTTAGAGCGTACTCGTGAGATGGAAAAACTTGAGCGTTCTTTAGGCGGCGTTAAAAACATGGGTGGTTTACCTGATGCATTGTTCATCATCGATGTAGACCACGAAGCGATTGCAATTAAAGAAGCTAAGAACCTTGGTATTCCTGTAATCGGTATCGTTGATACAAACTCTAACCCAGATAACGTAGATTTCGTTATTCCTGGTAACGACGATGCGATCCGTGCTGTAACTCTTTATGCTTCTGCTATGGCTGATGCGATTCTTGCTGGTAAAGAATATGCTCAAACTCAAGCTAATGCACAAGCTAAAGGCGAAGAAGCTGCGAAAGAAGCTCCTGAGGCTTAA
- a CDS encoding Mpo1 family 2-hydroxy fatty acid dioxygenase, producing MKTVTEWFDEYSDSHQNKTNKLIHWVCVPAILFSIIGILAHFSALLTALILVLILVFYSRLDLVLSVAMTALLIIMAWLIWILPVGVGFYIGLFVLAWIGQFYGHKVEGKKPSFLKDLQFLLIGPLWCMDAYLGKVLPKWKTRQKHAF from the coding sequence ATGAAAACAGTGACCGAATGGTTCGATGAATATAGTGACAGCCATCAAAACAAAACCAATAAACTGATTCACTGGGTTTGTGTCCCTGCGATCTTATTTTCCATTATTGGCATTTTGGCACATTTTAGTGCTCTACTGACTGCCCTGATTCTGGTCTTGATATTGGTGTTCTATTCGCGTTTAGACTTAGTTTTATCTGTGGCTATGACGGCATTACTGATCATTATGGCATGGTTGATTTGGATTTTACCTGTAGGGGTAGGTTTCTACATAGGTCTGTTTGTTTTGGCATGGATTGGTCAATTTTATGGCCACAAAGTCGAAGGTAAGAAGCCATCGTTTCTTAAAGACCTCCAATTCCTTCTCATTGGCCCGCTATGGTGTATGGATGCATATCTAGGCAAAGTACTCCCTAAATGGAAAACTCGCCAGAAACACGCTTTTTAG
- a CDS encoding amino acid permease translates to MSERKGAESSQEDLVGGNLSSMHNEEKLERSLSNRHIQLIAIGGAIGTGLFMGSGKTLGVSGTSVILTYMIIGFFFFFVMRAMGELLLSNLKYKSFADFCTAYLGSWAGFFLGWSYWLSWVVAAIADMIVIGGYMQYWDPSLPAWIPAFATITVLTVLNLLTVKLFGEMEFWFALLKIFAILLFLLVSLYLIFTHFVSPNGTVASFSHLLDENALFPFGLSGFFAGFQIAIFSFIGIELVGTTAAETKDPHTSLPRAINSIPIRIMLFYVAALVCVVSVTSWSQISTEQSPFVQFFTLIGIPAAASLMNFVVATSAMSSANSGIFATSRMLYGLAVEKDAAPQFGKLTKRKVPKNSLLFSMLLVVIGTSILFIVPNVMTAFTIVSTFGSILVIFTFALILMAYLSYRRKDPELHAQSTYKMPFGIFMSWATLIFLAFSLVILALNYQTLIALAISPFWFLGLYFFYTRRKKHKVVL, encoded by the coding sequence ATGAGTGAGCGTAAAGGGGCGGAATCTTCTCAGGAAGATTTAGTCGGTGGAAATCTTTCTTCAATGCACAATGAAGAAAAATTAGAACGATCATTGTCAAATCGACATATTCAATTGATTGCCATTGGTGGCGCAATCGGAACTGGTTTATTCATGGGTTCTGGTAAGACACTGGGTGTTTCTGGAACATCGGTCATTTTGACCTACATGATTATTGGTTTTTTCTTTTTCTTTGTGATGCGAGCAATGGGGGAGTTGTTACTCTCAAATCTCAAATACAAATCGTTCGCTGATTTCTGTACTGCTTATTTAGGTTCGTGGGCTGGATTTTTTCTTGGTTGGTCATATTGGTTAAGCTGGGTTGTAGCTGCCATTGCAGATATGATTGTGATTGGTGGCTATATGCAATATTGGGATCCATCCCTTCCTGCTTGGATTCCTGCATTTGCAACCATTACAGTTTTAACTGTATTGAATTTACTCACCGTTAAGCTTTTTGGTGAAATGGAATTTTGGTTTGCCTTATTAAAAATATTTGCAATCCTGCTGTTTCTATTGGTCAGCCTTTATCTGATTTTTACCCATTTTGTTTCACCAAACGGAACAGTAGCATCATTCAGCCATTTACTCGATGAAAATGCATTGTTCCCATTTGGATTATCTGGCTTTTTTGCAGGCTTCCAAATTGCGATATTTTCATTTATTGGGATTGAGTTGGTTGGAACAACAGCAGCTGAAACTAAAGACCCACACACATCGTTACCTCGCGCGATTAACTCAATTCCAATTCGTATCATGTTGTTTTATGTGGCAGCACTGGTCTGTGTCGTATCCGTGACATCATGGAGTCAAATCAGTACTGAGCAAAGTCCATTTGTACAGTTTTTTACTTTGATTGGTATTCCAGCAGCGGCAAGTTTAATGAACTTTGTGGTTGCGACTTCAGCCATGTCTTCTGCAAATAGTGGAATATTTGCCACCAGTCGGATGTTATATGGATTAGCCGTTGAAAAAGATGCTGCACCGCAGTTTGGAAAGTTAACAAAACGTAAAGTACCTAAAAATAGCTTGTTATTTTCGATGCTTCTTGTGGTCATAGGAACATCTATTCTCTTTATTGTGCCGAACGTGATGACTGCATTTACCATTGTTTCTACATTCGGTTCGATTTTAGTTATTTTTACCTTTGCATTGATTTTAATGGCGTATTTAAGTTATCGACGTAAAGATCCTGAATTACATGCACAATCGACTTATAAGATGCCATTCGGTATTTTTATGTCATGGGCAACGTTGATCTTTTTGGCTTTTAGTCTTGTGATCTTGGCACTGAATTATCAAACGCTCATCGCATTGGCTATTTCGCCGTTTTGGTTCCTAGGATTGTATTTCTTTTATACACGTCGTAAGAAACATAAAGTAGTTCTATAA
- a CDS encoding septal ring lytic transglycosylase RlpA family protein, producing the protein MHASLKILSILALGLGTVQAKAELVQSSYLNNDNESSSLASRVINKDSSNFNSHFSNTNSLTITERSGDKIRRETIAAKIDIPVEEPSVIDKLNTVASNTVRRFSQSGVASWYGRQFHGRKTANGETFDMNGLTAAHRSLPLNCYIRVTNKDNGKSVVVRVNDRGPFHGNRVLDLSYGAAKSLGITNAGTARVNIERVDGPNS; encoded by the coding sequence ATGCATGCTTCGCTTAAAATTTTATCAATTTTAGCTTTAGGACTGGGCACCGTCCAAGCCAAAGCAGAATTGGTTCAATCATCTTATTTAAATAATGACAACGAGAGTTCTAGCTTAGCTTCTCGCGTGATCAACAAAGATTCGAGTAACTTTAACTCGCATTTTTCAAACACAAACAGTTTAACAATCACTGAGCGTTCAGGTGACAAAATCCGCCGCGAAACCATCGCAGCAAAAATTGACATCCCTGTAGAAGAACCTTCAGTAATTGATAAATTGAATACTGTAGCATCAAATACAGTTCGTCGTTTCAGCCAAAGTGGTGTTGCATCTTGGTATGGTCGTCAATTCCATGGTCGTAAAACAGCCAATGGTGAAACTTTTGACATGAATGGCTTAACTGCTGCTCATCGCAGCCTACCACTCAACTGTTACATCCGTGTGACCAATAAAGACAATGGTAAAAGCGTCGTTGTACGTGTAAATGACCGTGGCCCTTTCCATGGTAACCGTGTACTAGATTTATCTTATGGCGCTGCTAAAAGCTTAGGCATTACCAACGCAGGTACAGCACGAGTAAATATTGAGCGTGTAGACGGTCCTAACTCTTAA
- a CDS encoding DUF3465 domain-containing protein, with protein MSNKTNLSIAGIVGLLVAGYFGFNSENIQQTKPVEYSSQQQDEHIEQSKTTHLNSQSQASRSEKGLARIQQAYEAKQKDVQVQASGKVKAILRDDNEGSRHQKFILTLDNGMTVLVAHNIDLSPRIDDLQKGDLVEFNGEYEFNDQGGVVHWTHRDPQNRHEHGWLKHNGKIYE; from the coding sequence ATGTCGAATAAAACAAATTTAAGTATTGCAGGGATCGTGGGTTTATTAGTTGCGGGTTATTTTGGGTTTAATTCAGAAAACATCCAGCAGACGAAACCTGTTGAATATTCATCACAACAACAAGATGAACACATTGAACAATCAAAAACTACACATTTAAATTCGCAATCACAGGCTAGTCGATCTGAAAAAGGATTGGCGCGTATTCAGCAGGCTTATGAAGCAAAGCAAAAGGATGTACAGGTACAAGCCAGTGGTAAGGTTAAAGCGATTTTACGCGACGATAATGAGGGTTCACGTCATCAAAAGTTTATTTTAACTTTGGATAATGGCATGACAGTGCTGGTTGCGCACAATATTGATTTATCACCACGAATTGATGATCTTCAAAAAGGAGATTTGGTCGAATTTAATGGGGAATATGAGTTTAATGATCAGGGCGGGGTTGTTCATTGGACGCATCGTGATCCGCAAAATCGACATGAACACGGATGGTTAAAACATAACGGTAAAATATATGAATAA